One window from the genome of Flavobacterium agricola encodes:
- a CDS encoding CopD family protein, whose amino-acid sequence MYLYLKALHIIFIVCWFAGLFYIVRLFVYYAEAQLKEQTARQILLAQYKIMTNRLWFIITWPAAILATIFGVSMLIENPILLQQPWMHVKLFFVVLLWLYHFKCHQFVKQVENGTLTKSNSFFRILNEGATIILFSVVFLVILKNAFNWIFGVVGIIVFSMLLMMGYKFYKKIREKANK is encoded by the coding sequence ATGTATTTATATTTAAAAGCACTACATATTATTTTTATTGTATGTTGGTTTGCCGGACTATTTTATATTGTTCGGCTTTTTGTGTATTATGCCGAAGCACAATTAAAAGAACAAACTGCACGCCAAATTTTATTAGCACAATACAAAATAATGACCAATAGGTTGTGGTTTATTATTACTTGGCCAGCGGCAATTTTAGCAACCATTTTTGGAGTAAGCATGCTGATTGAAAATCCTATTTTACTTCAGCAACCTTGGATGCACGTTAAGCTGTTTTTTGTTGTTTTATTATGGCTGTATCATTTTAAATGCCATCAATTTGTAAAACAAGTTGAAAATGGTACCCTAACCAAATCCAATTCGTTTTTTAGAATTTTGAATGAAGGTGCAACAATTATATTATTTTCTGTTGTTTTTTTAGTAATTTTAAAAAATGCCTTCAACTGGATTTTTGGCGTAGTAGGAATTATTGTTTTCTCTATGTTATTAATGATGGGCTATAAGTTTTATAAAAAAATACGAGAAAAAGC
- the hemH gene encoding ferrochelatase, producing the protein MKGVLLVNLGSPESPEPKDVKPYLDEFLMDKYVIDVPFLLRAFLVRGIILRKRPEESAHAYKKIWTDEGSPLIVLSERMHEKVKPLVDVPVALAMRYGTMTIEKGLKELHDQGVTDVLLLPLYPQYAMASTMTIEVLAEKIRKKSFPDMKLTNFPAFYNKPGYIKVLSDSIKNNLEGFDYDKLVFSYHGIPERHIRKTDVTKSHCKIDGSCCATASKAHEFCYRHQCFETTRLVVEQLQIPEDKYTVTFQSRLAGDKWLEPYTDVEIDNMPAKGIKKIAVVTPAFVTDCLETLEEIAMRADEDFKSNGGEEFLTIPCLNDDSAWCEVVADWIKDWAKQE; encoded by the coding sequence ATGAAAGGAGTTTTATTAGTAAATCTAGGATCGCCAGAAAGTCCAGAACCAAAAGACGTTAAGCCTTATTTAGACGAGTTTTTAATGGATAAATATGTAATTGACGTTCCTTTTTTATTACGTGCTTTTTTAGTTAGAGGAATTATTTTGCGCAAGCGCCCAGAAGAATCTGCTCATGCTTATAAAAAAATATGGACAGACGAAGGCTCGCCTTTAATCGTTCTTTCTGAAAGAATGCACGAAAAAGTAAAACCATTGGTTGATGTGCCTGTTGCCTTAGCAATGCGTTACGGAACCATGACCATTGAAAAAGGTTTAAAAGAATTACATGACCAAGGCGTAACCGATGTTTTGTTGTTGCCTTTGTACCCGCAATATGCTATGGCATCTACCATGACTATTGAAGTTTTGGCTGAGAAAATTCGTAAAAAATCTTTCCCAGATATGAAGCTAACTAACTTTCCTGCGTTTTATAACAAACCTGGATATATTAAGGTGCTGTCAGATTCTATCAAAAATAATTTAGAAGGTTTTGATTATGATAAATTGGTTTTCTCTTACCACGGTATTCCAGAACGTCATATTCGTAAAACCGACGTAACCAAATCGCATTGTAAAATTGACGGATCATGTTGTGCAACCGCATCAAAAGCGCACGAATTTTGTTACCGCCATCAATGTTTTGAAACTACGCGTTTGGTGGTAGAACAGCTACAAATTCCTGAAGATAAATATACCGTTACTTTTCAATCTCGATTAGCTGGTGATAAATGGTTAGAACCTTATACCGATGTTGAAATTGATAACATGCCTGCAAAAGGAATTAAAAAAATTGCAGTAGTTACTCCAGCGTTTGTTACCGATTGTTTAGAAACTTTAGAAGAAATTGCTATGCGCGCTGATGAAGATTTTAAATCTAACGGTGGTGAAGAATTTTTAACCATTCCTTGTTTAAACGATGATAGCGCTTGGTGCGAAGTTGTTGCAGATTGGATTAAAGATTGGGCTAAACAAGAATAA
- the hemA gene encoding glutamyl-tRNA reductase, whose product MEQNNKSKHTSFYAVGLSYKKADAEMRGKFSLDPQAKRKALEQAKADGIESLLVISTCNRTEVYGYAEHPFQLIKLLTDNSNGTLEEFQNVAYVLKNKEATNHLFKVGTGLDSQILGDFEIISQVKNSFNESKELALTNSYLERLANSVIQASKRIKNETEISSGATSVSFASVQYIFKNVPDLDNKKILLFGTGKIGRNTCENLVKHTKNNHITLINRTRDKAEKIAGKFNLTVKDYADLQTEIQTADVLVVATGAQNPTVDKTILNLKKPLLILDLSIPKNVNENVLDNPLVQLVHMDQLSQITDETLENRKKHIPHAEEIISEVQHEFLEWTKARKFAPTINALKDKLNSMKDSELNFQRKKLNNFDEAQAELISNRIIQKITAHFASHLKDDNTSVDESIEWIEKVFQIEPIRNE is encoded by the coding sequence ATGGAACAGAATAACAAATCAAAGCATACTTCTTTTTACGCAGTAGGGTTAAGCTACAAAAAGGCAGATGCAGAGATGCGTGGTAAATTTAGCCTTGACCCGCAAGCAAAACGAAAAGCACTTGAACAAGCTAAAGCAGATGGTATAGAAAGTTTACTCGTAATATCAACTTGTAATAGAACAGAGGTTTATGGATATGCCGAACATCCATTCCAGTTAATAAAATTATTAACGGATAACAGTAACGGTACTTTAGAAGAATTTCAGAACGTAGCTTATGTATTAAAAAACAAAGAAGCTACCAATCACTTATTTAAAGTAGGTACTGGTTTAGACAGCCAAATTTTAGGCGATTTTGAGATTATTTCTCAAGTAAAAAATAGCTTTAACGAAAGTAAAGAATTAGCTTTAACCAATTCGTATTTAGAAAGATTGGCTAACTCAGTTATTCAGGCTTCTAAACGCATTAAAAACGAAACTGAAATTTCATCGGGTGCAACATCTGTATCGTTTGCATCTGTACAATATATTTTTAAAAACGTACCCGATTTAGACAACAAAAAAATATTGTTGTTTGGTACCGGAAAAATTGGACGTAATACGTGTGAAAACTTAGTAAAACACACCAAAAACAACCACATTACTTTAATAAACAGAACGCGAGATAAGGCCGAAAAAATTGCAGGTAAATTTAACTTAACCGTTAAAGATTATGCCGATTTACAGACCGAAATTCAAACAGCCGATGTTTTAGTTGTTGCAACCGGAGCGCAAAACCCAACGGTTGATAAAACTATTTTAAACTTAAAAAAACCACTGTTAATTTTAGATTTATCGATTCCGAAAAACGTAAACGAAAACGTTTTAGACAATCCGTTAGTACAATTGGTGCACATGGATCAATTATCACAAATCACGGACGAAACTTTAGAGAACAGAAAAAAACATATTCCTCACGCCGAAGAAATAATTAGCGAAGTACAACATGAATTTTTAGAATGGACCAAAGCGCGCAAATTTGCCCCAACAATTAACGCGTTAAAAGACAAACTAAATTCAATGAAAGATAGCGAGCTAAACTTTCAGCGTAAAAAACTAAATAATTTTGATGAAGCGCAAGCCGAATTAATAAGCAACCGCATCATTCAAAAAATAACTGCACATTTTGCAAGCCATTTAAAAGACGACAACACATCGGTTGACGAAAGCATTGAATGGATAGAAAAAGTATTTCAAATTGAACCTATAAGAAATGAGTAA
- the hemC gene encoding hydroxymethylbilane synthase, with product MSKVIRIGTRDSELALWQAHTVQNKLNDLGYKTEIVAVKSQGDIILDKPLYELGITGIFTKTLDVAMLAGQVDIAVHSMKDVPTALPQGIVQAAVLERAKSVDILVHKGNLDFLQTTGTIASGSLRRKAQWLNKYPTHQVEDLRGNVNTRMQKLKDNDWNGAIFAAAGLERINLKPSDYIDLDWMIPAPAQGAVVVVAMQDDAFVLDALEQLNHLETEIATYIERQFLRTLEGGCSAPIGALAKYNEKDDTIHFNGALYSLDGKQKFEVEKTVPIEEWKKLGFFCAKEILENGGEALMQELRAHLKK from the coding sequence ATGAGTAAAGTAATCCGCATTGGTACTCGAGATAGTGAATTGGCTTTATGGCAAGCACATACTGTACAAAATAAATTAAACGATTTGGGTTATAAAACCGAAATTGTTGCGGTAAAATCTCAAGGCGATATTATTCTTGACAAACCTTTATACGAGCTAGGCATTACTGGCATATTTACCAAAACTTTAGATGTTGCCATGTTAGCTGGCCAAGTTGATATTGCAGTACATTCTATGAAAGATGTACCTACTGCATTACCACAAGGTATTGTTCAGGCAGCAGTTTTAGAACGCGCAAAATCAGTTGATATTTTAGTTCATAAAGGTAATTTAGATTTTTTACAAACTACCGGAACCATTGCTTCGGGCTCATTACGCCGTAAAGCACAATGGTTAAACAAATACCCAACGCATCAGGTTGAAGATTTACGTGGTAACGTAAACACACGCATGCAAAAACTAAAAGATAACGATTGGAACGGTGCTATTTTTGCAGCTGCAGGACTAGAACGCATCAACTTAAAACCAAGCGATTATATTGATTTAGATTGGATGATTCCGGCACCAGCACAGGGAGCTGTAGTTGTTGTTGCTATGCAAGATGATGCCTTTGTTTTAGATGCTTTAGAACAATTAAATCATTTAGAAACAGAAATTGCAACTTATATAGAACGTCAGTTTTTACGTACTTTAGAAGGTGGTTGTAGCGCACCAATTGGCGCATTAGCTAAATACAACGAAAAAGATGATACCATTCATTTTAATGGTGCCTTATATTCTTTAGACGGAAAACAGAAGTTTGAAGTAGAAAAAACAGTTCCGATTGAAGAGTGGAAAAAATTAGGTTTTTTCTGCGCAAAAGAAATTTTAGAAAACGGCGGCGAAGCTTTAATGCAAGAATTACGTGCGCATTTAAAAAAGTAA
- a CDS encoding uroporphyrinogen-III synthase, with translation MNNCCVLSTKKLKSHQKQLLLDAGFSVLENDFIQIQTLPFSLQTTPNLLLFTSQNAVQSVTANTNFNQLKDIPAICVGSVTRKMLESLGFTVLETKEYASELAPIIQQKYTNKHIAFFAGNLRRDVLPNAMQQANIKYDEYLVYQNSESSFKITTAHQAVLFYSPSGVNSYLKQNTITNQTCFCIGTTTADALQGITNNIVIAQHQTIDAVVLQCINYYKK, from the coding sequence ATGAATAACTGCTGTGTTTTATCGACAAAAAAATTAAAAAGCCATCAAAAGCAATTGTTGTTAGATGCAGGTTTTTCGGTGCTAGAAAATGATTTTATTCAAATTCAAACGTTACCTTTTTCATTACAAACAACACCAAATCTTTTACTTTTTACATCGCAAAATGCGGTACAAAGCGTTACAGCAAACACAAACTTTAATCAACTTAAAGATATTCCAGCAATTTGTGTTGGTTCGGTAACCCGAAAAATGTTAGAAAGTTTAGGTTTTACAGTTTTAGAAACTAAAGAATATGCCAGCGAACTAGCGCCAATTATTCAACAAAAATATACAAACAAGCACATTGCTTTTTTTGCCGGCAATTTAAGACGTGATGTTTTACCAAACGCCATGCAACAAGCAAACATAAAGTACGACGAGTATTTGGTGTATCAAAACTCTGAAAGCAGTTTTAAAATAACAACAGCGCATCAAGCTGTTTTATTTTATAGCCCTTCAGGCGTTAACAGCTATTTAAAACAAAACACCATTACCAACCAAACGTGCTTTTGCATTGGCACAACAACAGCCGATGCCTTACAAGGAATTACCAATAACATTGTAATTGCCCAACACCAAACCATTGATGCGGTAGTTTTACAATGTATAAATTATTATAAAAAATAA
- the hemE gene encoding uroporphyrinogen decarboxylase — MLKNDLFLRALKGESVERPPVWMMRQAGRYLPEFRAIREKYDFFTRCRMPEIAAEITVQPIDIVGSDAAILFSDILVVPQAMNIEVLMKEDVGPWLPNPIRSAADVDQVIIPNIDETLGYVMEAIKITKEMLDNRVPLIGFAGSPWTIFCYAVQGQGSKNFDKAKAFCFTQPIAAHTLLQKITDTTIAYLKAKVKVGVDAVQIFDSWGGMLSPADYQEFSWKYINQIVEALADETEVIVFGKGCWFALGDMAQSRAKALGVDWTCSPKNARLFAGNDITLQGNFDPSRLLSPIPTIKKMVHEMIDEFGKDKLVVNLGHGILPNIPVDHAKAFIEAVKEYK, encoded by the coding sequence ATGTTAAAAAACGACTTATTTCTGAGAGCTTTAAAAGGAGAATCAGTTGAAAGACCTCCAGTTTGGATGATGCGACAAGCAGGTAGATATTTACCAGAATTTCGCGCAATTCGTGAAAAATACGATTTTTTTACGCGTTGTAGAATGCCCGAAATTGCTGCCGAAATTACGGTTCAACCTATTGATATTGTAGGATCAGATGCTGCTATTTTATTCTCAGATATTCTTGTGGTTCCTCAAGCCATGAATATTGAAGTTTTAATGAAAGAAGACGTTGGGCCGTGGTTACCAAACCCAATACGTAGTGCTGCAGATGTAGACCAGGTTATTATTCCTAATATTGATGAAACATTAGGTTACGTAATGGAAGCTATTAAAATAACCAAAGAAATGTTAGACAACCGCGTGCCATTAATTGGTTTTGCTGGTTCTCCTTGGACAATTTTTTGTTATGCGGTACAAGGACAAGGTTCTAAAAACTTTGACAAAGCAAAAGCTTTTTGTTTTACACAACCAATCGCTGCACATACGTTATTGCAAAAAATTACAGACACAACCATTGCATACTTAAAAGCAAAAGTAAAAGTAGGAGTTGACGCGGTTCAAATTTTTGATTCTTGGGGCGGAATGCTTTCGCCAGCTGATTATCAAGAATTTTCTTGGAAATACATCAACCAAATTGTTGAAGCTTTAGCTGACGAAACTGAAGTTATTGTTTTCGGAAAAGGTTGTTGGTTTGCTTTAGGCGATATGGCACAATCTAGAGCTAAAGCTTTAGGAGTAGATTGGACTTGTTCTCCTAAAAATGCACGTTTATTTGCAGGTAATGATATTACGTTACAAGGAAACTTTGATCCGTCTCGTTTATTATCTCCAATTCCAACCATTAAAAAAATGGTTCATGAAATGATTGATGAATTTGGAAAAGACAAATTAGTAGTAAACCTTGGCCATGGTATTTTACCGAATATTCCGGTAGATCATGCCAAAGCTTTTATAGAAGCTGTTAAAGAATATAAATAA
- the hemF gene encoding oxygen-dependent coproporphyrinogen oxidase gives MKDKFYQYILQLQDTITAKLEAIDGQAKFQEDLWERPGGGGGRTRVIENGSVFEKGGVNTSAVHGHLPETMQKAFNVGDVDFYACGLSLVLHPINPMVPTVHANWRYFEMYDKAGNVVGSWFGGGQDLTPYYLFEEDAQHFHQICKNACDKHNPEFYPKYKKVCDEYFWNAHRNEARGIGGLFFDHLVETETMNMEAWYNFVIEVGNSFLASYVPIVEKRKDLPYSDANRTWQEIRRGRYVEFNLVHDRGTIFGLKTNGRIESILMSLPPHVQWVYDHQPEPGSEEEKLLKVLANPKAWIN, from the coding sequence ATGAAAGATAAGTTTTATCAATATATATTACAATTACAAGACACCATTACTGCTAAGTTAGAAGCTATTGATGGCCAAGCTAAGTTTCAAGAAGATTTATGGGAGCGCCCAGGCGGCGGAGGCGGAAGAACGCGTGTTATTGAAAACGGATCCGTTTTTGAAAAAGGCGGAGTAAATACTTCTGCTGTGCACGGACATTTGCCAGAAACCATGCAAAAAGCATTTAATGTTGGCGATGTAGATTTTTACGCATGCGGTTTAAGTTTGGTTTTACATCCTATAAACCCAATGGTACCAACGGTACATGCCAATTGGCGTTATTTTGAAATGTACGACAAAGCAGGTAATGTTGTTGGTTCTTGGTTTGGTGGCGGACAAGATTTAACTCCATATTATTTATTTGAAGAAGATGCACAACATTTTCATCAAATTTGTAAAAATGCGTGCGATAAACACAATCCGGAATTCTATCCGAAATATAAAAAAGTTTGTGATGAATATTTTTGGAATGCACATCGCAACGAAGCACGAGGAATTGGTGGTTTGTTTTTTGACCATTTAGTAGAAACTGAAACCATGAATATGGAAGCTTGGTACAACTTTGTGATCGAAGTTGGCAATAGTTTCTTAGCATCTTACGTTCCAATTGTTGAGAAAAGAAAAGATTTACCGTACTCGGATGCTAACAGAACATGGCAAGAAATTCGTCGTGGACGTTATGTAGAATTTAATTTAGTACACGACCGCGGAACTATTTTTGGATTAAAAACCAACGGCCGAATTGAATCTATTTTAATGAGCTTACCGCCGCACGTACAATGGGTTTACGACCATCAGCCAGAACCAGGTTCTGAAGAAGAAAAATTGTTAAAAGTTTTAGCCAACCCTAAAGCATGGATAAATTAA
- a CDS encoding DUF4421 domain-containing protein — MDKLIWTFVFFICIGNQIVTAQNDSINEYKISYGEKIIASISLQSDTESFVLSSKTDGQTNAISFYPNIKQKINFGVTYKLIDISFGYTPWFMRSNSDKYKTSNFNFGTRFNHKKWYQSVSFVKQKGFFSDFSGAESDYLPSFRSIRVGGTTSFVLNDNFSFLALFNQKEWQIKSAGSFVPNFSFYYTSFENKDDKSDFNLELFSFAITPSYYYTWVINRKVFLSGGLGVGAGLDVHNKKTSALGQITFNSKLGYNTTAFYSYLEINNTNFLFNENRTQVDQTALKGLITVGFRFDPPKIVKNTYNEELRKVNKELNKEVKKIEHE, encoded by the coding sequence ATGGATAAATTAATTTGGACATTTGTTTTTTTTATTTGCATTGGTAATCAAATAGTTACTGCTCAAAACGATTCAATAAATGAATACAAAATATCTTATGGAGAAAAAATTATTGCAAGCATAAGTTTACAAAGCGATACCGAATCATTTGTTTTAAGTAGTAAAACAGACGGGCAAACTAATGCTATTTCATTTTATCCTAACATAAAACAAAAAATAAACTTTGGTGTTACCTATAAATTAATTGATATTTCGTTTGGTTACACGCCTTGGTTTATGCGTTCTAATTCAGACAAATACAAAACCAGTAATTTTAATTTTGGTACGCGTTTTAATCATAAAAAATGGTACCAATCGGTAAGTTTTGTAAAACAAAAAGGTTTCTTTTCAGACTTTTCGGGTGCTGAAAGTGATTATTTACCTTCTTTCAGATCGATTCGGGTTGGAGGAACAACATCATTTGTATTGAATGATAATTTTTCATTTTTAGCCCTATTCAATCAAAAGGAATGGCAAATAAAAAGTGCCGGAAGTTTTGTTCCAAACTTTTCATTTTATTATACAAGTTTCGAAAATAAAGATGATAAGTCAGATTTTAATTTAGAGCTTTTTAGTTTTGCCATAACCCCATCTTATTATTATACTTGGGTAATTAACAGAAAGGTGTTTTTATCTGGTGGTTTAGGCGTTGGCGCAGGTTTAGATGTACATAACAAAAAAACCTCAGCATTAGGTCAGATAACTTTTAATTCAAAATTAGGGTATAATACAACTGCGTTTTATAGCTATTTAGAAATAAATAACACTAACTTTCTGTTTAACGAAAACAGAACGCAAGTAGATCAAACTGCTTTGAAAGGTTTAATAACCGTTGGTTTTAGATTTGATCCGCCAAAAATTGTAAAAAACACGTACAACGAAGAATTAAGAAAAGTTAACAAAGAGTTGAATAAAGAAGTAAAAAAAATTGAGCATGAATAA
- a CDS encoding DUF4421 domain-containing protein — MNKLIATISLYFFCHICMAQQDTAQTYITTFKEKLVTSISVESNNDSFYISYKDDAATDASRIKFSPNSQMRLVGNVSYKILNFSFGFTPSFLKTNKELESSKDIRFSTRFSFKKWQQSITIIKQKGFLLDFKDPSKYFFPELQSLKIGRTTSYVFNDKFSYKTLFNYNEWQKKSAGSFIANLAIYYTNLKSYDSNNPINSEIYSATISPAYYYNLVINKRFLIGGGASLGAGLTSMDGEVNVLSELSMNAKMGYNHKNFFSFFSYSGTSFFLNHTNESYNNSFEFLKLEIGYRFDPPKKLKKIYHKIL, encoded by the coding sequence ATGAATAAACTTATTGCTACAATAAGTTTATATTTTTTTTGCCACATTTGCATGGCACAGCAAGACACGGCTCAAACTTACATAACAACTTTTAAAGAAAAACTGGTAACAAGTATTTCGGTAGAATCAAATAACGATTCTTTTTACATTTCGTATAAAGATGATGCAGCTACCGATGCTTCTCGAATCAAATTTTCACCCAATTCGCAAATGCGATTAGTTGGCAATGTTAGTTATAAGATTTTAAATTTTTCGTTCGGTTTTACACCGAGTTTTTTAAAAACAAATAAAGAACTTGAAAGCTCAAAAGATATTCGGTTTAGTACGCGATTTTCTTTTAAAAAATGGCAACAATCTATAACTATTATAAAGCAGAAGGGGTTTTTACTAGATTTTAAAGATCCGAGTAAATATTTTTTTCCGGAATTGCAATCATTAAAAATTGGCAGAACAACATCGTATGTTTTTAACGATAAATTTTCGTACAAAACGTTATTTAATTATAACGAATGGCAAAAAAAAAGTGCAGGAAGTTTTATTGCTAATCTTGCCATTTATTATACCAACCTAAAATCGTATGATAGCAATAATCCGATAAATTCTGAAATATATAGCGCTACAATTTCACCAGCTTATTACTACAATTTAGTTATAAACAAACGTTTTTTAATAGGCGGAGGAGCAAGCTTAGGAGCTGGTTTAACCAGTATGGATGGAGAAGTAAATGTACTTTCTGAATTATCTATGAATGCTAAAATGGGATACAATCATAAAAACTTTTTTAGTTTTTTTAGCTATTCAGGAACATCATTTTTTTTAAATCATACCAACGAAAGTTATAATAATTCTTTCGAATTTTTAAAACTAGAAATTGGTTATCGATTTGATCCTCCAAAAAAATTAAAAAAAATATATCATAAAATACTATAA
- the hemB gene encoding porphobilinogen synthase yields the protein MFPLHRGRRLRQNESIRSLVRETSLSPADFMFPMFIVEGENQEIEIPSMPGIYRRSVDLTVKEVKELFDLGIRAVNIYVKVSDDLKDNTGKEAWNADGLMQRAIRAIKAAVPEMIIMPDVALDPYSMYGHDGIIKNGEVENDSTVDALVKMAVSHAQAGADFVAPSDMMDGRILRMREGLDAAGFSNVGIMSYSAKYASAFYGPFRDALDSAPRQTTEVVPTDKKTYQMDYANRIEAIKEAIWDVEEGADMVMVKPGTAYLDIVREVKDNVDVPVAVYHVSGEYAMIKAAAEKGWLDHDKIMMEQLMCIKRAGASLISTYFAKEAAILLNQK from the coding sequence ATGTTTCCATTACACCGAGGTAGAAGATTAAGACAAAACGAATCTATTAGAAGTTTAGTTCGAGAAACCAGCTTAAGTCCGGCAGATTTTATGTTCCCAATGTTTATTGTTGAGGGCGAAAATCAGGAAATAGAAATTCCGTCAATGCCAGGCATTTACCGTCGCTCTGTAGATTTAACGGTGAAAGAAGTTAAAGAATTATTCGACTTAGGTATTCGTGCCGTAAACATTTATGTAAAAGTAAGCGACGATTTAAAAGATAATACAGGTAAAGAAGCATGGAATGCTGATGGATTAATGCAACGCGCTATTCGCGCCATTAAAGCAGCCGTACCAGAAATGATTATAATGCCCGATGTAGCTTTAGATCCGTATTCTATGTACGGGCACGACGGGATTATTAAAAATGGAGAAGTAGAAAATGATTCAACAGTTGATGCATTAGTAAAAATGGCAGTTTCTCATGCCCAGGCAGGTGCCGATTTTGTTGCACCGTCAGATATGATGGACGGACGTATTTTACGCATGCGCGAAGGTTTAGATGCTGCCGGATTTAGTAACGTTGGCATTATGAGTTATTCAGCCAAATACGCATCTGCTTTTTACGGACCTTTCCGCGATGCGTTAGATTCTGCACCTAGACAAACAACAGAAGTTGTTCCTACCGATAAAAAAACCTATCAAATGGATTATGCTAACCGCATCGAAGCGATTAAAGAAGCTATTTGGGATGTTGAAGAAGGAGCAGATATGGTAATGGTAAAACCAGGAACCGCATATTTAGATATTGTTCGTGAAGTAAAAGACAATGTTGATGTGCCAGTTGCTGTATATCACGTTTCGGGCGAATATGCCATGATTAAAGCCGCTGCCGAAAAAGGTTGGTTGGATCATGACAAGATTATGATGGAGCAATTAATGTGCATCAAACGTGCAGGTGCAAGTTTAATTTCTACTTATTTTGCTAAAGAAGCAGCAATTTTATTAAACCAAAAATAA
- a CDS encoding c-type cytochrome, translating into MKKFLVFGILALAVVSCGKTKETVEVTPTNLSEKEQQLALGKKIFDGKGACASCHLPERKAIGPSIKEIAEIYRAQNGDMKAFLLEKAEPIVDPTQYVTMKTNFVITKRLPENELEAVIAYMESF; encoded by the coding sequence ATGAAAAAGTTTTTAGTATTCGGAATTCTTGCATTAGCAGTAGTTTCTTGCGGAAAAACAAAAGAAACGGTAGAAGTTACCCCTACTAATTTATCAGAGAAAGAACAGCAATTAGCTTTAGGTAAAAAAATATTTGACGGAAAAGGCGCTTGCGCATCATGTCATTTACCAGAACGTAAAGCCATTGGGCCAAGCATTAAAGAAATTGCTGAAATTTATCGCGCTCAAAACGGAGATATGAAAGCCTTTTTATTAGAAAAAGCAGAACCTATTGTAGATCCGACACAATATGTAACCATGAAAACCAACTTTGTAATCACTAAAAGATTACCAGAAAATGAGTTAGAAGCTGTTATTGCTTATATGGAAAGCTTTTAA
- a CDS encoding 3'-5' exonuclease, which translates to MINKIRLQNILFLDIETVPEFENFTDLDTETQNLFEVKTAYQRKDEIPANEFYERAGIWAEFGKIICISVGYFNIQNQKREFRIKSFSGNETKILQDFYNLLQNHFNEPQHILCGHNAKEFDIPFLGRRYLINHINLPDKLNLMGKKPWEVPILDTLEMWKFGDYKHFTSLKLLTHVLGIPSPKDDIDGSQVANVYYQEKYIDRIVRYCEKDVIATAQVMLRLRNEPLLTENEVEIK; encoded by the coding sequence ATGATCAATAAAATAAGGCTTCAAAATATTTTATTTTTAGATATTGAAACCGTTCCGGAATTTGAAAACTTTACAGATTTAGATACCGAAACGCAAAACCTATTCGAAGTTAAAACAGCTTATCAACGAAAAGATGAAATTCCTGCAAATGAATTTTACGAACGTGCGGGCATTTGGGCTGAATTTGGAAAAATAATTTGTATTTCGGTAGGTTATTTTAACATACAAAATCAAAAAAGAGAATTCCGTATCAAAAGCTTTAGCGGTAATGAAACAAAAATTCTACAAGATTTTTATAATCTACTACAAAACCATTTCAACGAACCGCAACATATTTTGTGTGGCCACAATGCCAAAGAATTTGATATTCCCTTTTTAGGCAGAAGGTATTTAATTAACCATATCAATTTACCAGACAAACTTAATTTAATGGGTAAAAAACCTTGGGAAGTACCTATTTTAGATACGTTAGAAATGTGGAAATTTGGCGATTACAAACATTTTACTTCCTTAAAACTTTTAACACACGTTTTAGGTATTCCATCTCCTAAAGATGATATTGATGGTAGTCAAGTAGCAAATGTATATTATCAGGAAAAATATATAGATCGAATTGTACGGTATTGTGAAAAAGATGTAATTGCAACCGCTCAGGTTATGTTAAGGTTAAGAAATGAACCGTTATTGACTGAAAATGAGGTTGAAATAAAATAA